The window AGCCTAAAACTTCCGCTTCTTCCTTATTGAATCTGTCAGGATAGATAAACTCATCATTGGTGGTATTGTAAGGTGGGTCTATGTATATACATTTTATCTTGCCGGTATAGTGGTTTTTTAGGATTTTCAGACTGTCCAGGTTATCCCCTTTTAGCACCAGATTTTGGGTGGTATCTATATTTTTGCTCATTTTGGTATTTAGCCGAAGTTCCATTTCGGTTTTCTGTGCATATTTACCACGTGCAAAATTTCTACCAACAAAATTAAGTCCATATCCGTTCACTTTTTCATCAATGGGCAGTCCGGCTATGGCTTTAAGTTCATTCAGGTCAATTTCATTGTCCTTGATTACGCTTGGGTAGTTTTCTTTCAGAAAAGCTAACAGTTTGTTCTCTGTTTTCTCGCTGTTAAAGACCTTGAAACCCTCTTGTATAAATCTTTCTTTACTTTCCATCGTCAATTATAAATTGTTTATCAATGCTGCCAATTGTGTTCTATTGATACGTTCTTTAAATGAAACTTTTATTTTCTCGTTTTTGTAATTCTCATTCAGAGCTTCAAAGTATTTTTTAGCAAACTCTGTTTTTCCCTTTTCGCTTGTAGGGATTTTTGTAGAAGAATCATATCCTTTGGCTTCCACTACAAGAATCACTTTATTTCCATCAGTACTTTTTATTGCGTAGCAAAAATCAGGGTTATAGTCGCCCAATGGAGTTTTAATTTTAAGTCGTGGCAGTTTCCCGAAAATCTCTATACTATCCATATCGGGGTCTTGCTCTACAATTTCCAGTTCAAAATCACTATCATACTCAATCACCTCTTCAAATACCCATTTGGGCTTTAATGAAAAGCCACCCTCAATATCTTTTTGAAATTTACCTGTGCTTCCAATGTCCAGGTATGTTTTGCCATTCTCAGACTTAAACACATTGGGCATCACTTTACCGCTCATTCCATCGTAATGAATATTGGCTTTGAGCATAGCTACTAAATTTCTATTTATAATTTCGGCTATCTCTCTTTGTGCCTGCTCAGGGTTATTACAAAGCATCTTGTTTTTAAAATCATCACTTAGTGCATTGAAAACCTTTACCACAAAAGAGAGTGGTGTTTTAGTCTTGTTTGAGAGCGACTGCACCAACCCCAAATAATCAACTTTGCTTCTATGTGATACGGTATCAATTAGCTTTTCTGTGATTGCACCCTGTTCACCAATCCTCTCTACATTTAATTCTGCCCTTATTGTTTGTAGAAGTATCTCATCAATGTTTACTTCTTCTATTTGCGTTCTAATGTTCTGAATCAGCTGTTTCTCCTGCTCTTCGATCAGGGTATCCAATACATAAAAAGCATTTTTATTGATGGTGTTCCAAAGCTTTTGAAACTCTTTTAAGTGTGCCGACTTAATAAATACTTTCTTTTTATCCTTTTTGTTTTCAGCCCTCTGTACATAAGTTTTAGCATCAAAGGCAAACAAGCTTTCTATTATTTTTTTCTGTTCTTCGGGCAGATCCTGTCCTTTAAGGATTTTGGCAAAATCGGGTGATTTGTCAAACACATCAATTCCATCAACGATTGCCTTAAATACAATCATTTCTTCACGTTCTAACAATCGGTATAGATTGCGAACAGTAAGGTCATCAAAACCACCTTTTTCTTTTAAAAGCTTTTTGAGTTCCTGTTCGGTAAATATTTCGGCAATAAGGAATGAGTTACTTAATATTTCATTCTGAATTGCTTCTACAAAGCCCTGTTCTTTCCCGGAGACAACTACATCCAAATTATTTATCTTCCAAAACTCCTCTTGGTTATCGTCCAGGTGGTTTAGTGTATTACGTTGCAAATCCTGATTTACACAAATTCGCAAACCACGGCCAATTTGTTGTAGTTTAGAAATTTCGCTTCCCTGGTTAGAAAGCTTACAAATGGTGAAAACATTGGGGTTATCCCATCCCTCCTGCAAAGCCCAAATAGAGAAAATAAAGCGAGTAGGGCTTTCAAATGAGAGTAATTTCTTCTTATCTTGCAGTATCTCATTGACACCTGCTCTAATTTTCTCATCTTTGTTTCCTTTGTCGCCCGAGAAGTAGCCTTTATGCACCTGCAATTCGTTGTTATTGTCATAATCGTTTTGCAGATACTTGTAATATTCGCTCGTTTTATCAAGCTTGTTCAACAGCTCTCGGTACTGTATCTGATATTCTTCTTCAAAGAAAGTCTTAATCTTAGGGTTTTCTCCACGAAATAAGCTTGTGTCACTCTCCATAAAAAACAGAGTAAGTGCTTTAATTCCCTGCTCAAACAAAGCTTTCTCTTTTTTCAGATGTATTCTTATCGTCTCCTTTATCATTGCTCGGAGAGCTTCATCTGTTAAAGAGTATTCAACCCTAACAATGCTGTCATCTGCCAAAACAACTGTCTCTTTGTTTACTCTCTTGATGCTTTTACCATTAAAAACAGAACCAACTCCTAATTTCCGTGGTAGAACAACTCCATTTGTCAATGTATGAACAATAGCCACATTTTTAGAGCCATCTTTCTCAATACCAATAAGTGTATCTTCACTCTCTACAACGTCTTGCGTATATACTACAATCTTTTTAACTAAGCTTTGTCTGAATGAAGAAATACTGTCTAAGACATAGGCTACATTGGATAAGGGCAGGCTCTTTTTCTTCTTTGGAAATGTAGCCCCAAAGCGCAAATAATAATTCTCAAACCCTTTGAAATATTTCTTGAACGCATCTCCTTCAAATCGGTGTGGCTCATCCATAATTACAATTGGATTCAGCCTTTTCAACGCATCTAAGTAGCTTTTTATTGGCTCTTCTGATGTTGTAAAGAGGTCGGGTGAGTTAAGTTCATTTTCTAATGGTCTGTTAAGGATATTGTCTTTGTGGCTGAATGAGCTGGGTGTCATTATTAAAACCGACAAATGCGATGTGCCAATAAATTGTCTTATTGCTGAAATATTTCCACCCTCATAGGTAAAAGCTTCAATTTCTTTTTCCCTTTCGTTTGCATAATAGCTCTTGAAATAATCTTTGGTGTCCTCTAAGTTGGTTTTAGTACCCTCACGAATAGGAACAGAGGGTATAAGAATAATAAACTTCTTATATCCAAAGTTTTTGTTCAGTTCAAAGATCGTTTTGATAAACGTGAAAGTTTTACCTGTTCCCGTTTCCATCATAACATCAATGTTCCTTGTATCTTTAACCAGAAAATTATAGTTATTCTTATCGTGATGCTCCGTGAACACCTCGTTAAAACTTACGTTTTGACGAAGACTTTCAAAAATTGTAGTAATATTGTTTACACAATCCTCTTGAAAGTCCTGTATCTCATATTGAAACTGCTTTGTTTGGGTTTCTGACATTGTGTTTTATTCCGATTTTTATAAAGTCCAAAGTTAATACTTTGTGAGTGAATATGCTCTATCCTATTTCATTAAGATTGCTTCTTGATACAAGGAAATATCCATTGAAAGTCTTAAAAACATAAAAAAGCACTTTTGAAAATGCCTGTCAATAGATATCATGAAAGGAAAATCTAAGTTAGCTCCGCAAACCTGGCTCCTCCAGACTTGCAGCATAAATATTTCTATTTTAGATAGTTCATTTGCAATTTTTGGATACTTGCAGCTAACAATAGTATCTTTCTCCTCGTCTATACCCCAATATTCTGAAAAATTTGCACACAATGAGGTCTCAAAGGTATAATACCATAAGTTTTTTAAAGCATTTATTTTCGTATATTGATTGTAAGTTATAGATATGGATGATTTAAGATATGAGATAAATTTCATATATGAGTCCGCTCCGAAAAGCCCGTTTTTTCAAAATGCTGAAAAATGAAGGGTGGACGGAGAAAACCGGTTCTTTTTATGGGTGAATATATTATTTACAATAATATACATATTAATACATAAAT is drawn from bacterium and contains these coding sequences:
- a CDS encoding DEAD/DEAH box helicase family protein, with protein sequence MSETQTKQFQYEIQDFQEDCVNNITTIFESLRQNVSFNEVFTEHHDKNNYNFLVKDTRNIDVMMETGTGKTFTFIKTIFELNKNFGYKKFIILIPSVPIREGTKTNLEDTKDYFKSYYANEREKEIEAFTYEGGNISAIRQFIGTSHLSVLIMTPSSFSHKDNILNRPLENELNSPDLFTTSEEPIKSYLDALKRLNPIVIMDEPHRFEGDAFKKYFKGFENYYLRFGATFPKKKKSLPLSNVAYVLDSISSFRQSLVKKIVVYTQDVVESEDTLIGIEKDGSKNVAIVHTLTNGVVLPRKLGVGSVFNGKSIKRVNKETVVLADDSIVRVEYSLTDEALRAMIKETIRIHLKKEKALFEQGIKALTLFFMESDTSLFRGENPKIKTFFEEEYQIQYRELLNKLDKTSEYYKYLQNDYDNNNELQVHKGYFSGDKGNKDEKIRAGVNEILQDKKKLLSFESPTRFIFSIWALQEGWDNPNVFTICKLSNQGSEISKLQQIGRGLRICVNQDLQRNTLNHLDDNQEEFWKINNLDVVVSGKEQGFVEAIQNEILSNSFLIAEIFTEQELKKLLKEKGGFDDLTVRNLYRLLEREEMIVFKAIVDGIDVFDKSPDFAKILKGQDLPEEQKKIIESLFAFDAKTYVQRAENKKDKKKVFIKSAHLKEFQKLWNTINKNAFYVLDTLIEEQEKQLIQNIRTQIEEVNIDEILLQTIRAELNVERIGEQGAITEKLIDTVSHRSKVDYLGLVQSLSNKTKTPLSFVVKVFNALSDDFKNKMLCNNPEQAQREIAEIINRNLVAMLKANIHYDGMSGKVMPNVFKSENGKTYLDIGSTGKFQKDIEGGFSLKPKWVFEEVIEYDSDFELEIVEQDPDMDSIEIFGKLPRLKIKTPLGDYNPDFCYAIKSTDGNKVILVVEAKGYDSSTKIPTSEKGKTEFAKKYFEALNENYKNEKIKVSFKERINRTQLAALINNL